In the Streptomyces sp. f51 genome, one interval contains:
- a CDS encoding metalloregulator ArsR/SmtB family transcription factor gives MTRQVPLYQAKAEFFRMLGHPVRIRVLELLQTGPVSVRDLLSEIEVEPSNLSQQLAVLRRSGIVVSIREGSTVSYALAGGDVAELLRAARRILTELLAGQTELLAELRQADVDTGLPPGPREPDLVVTRSARPSPAVRSH, from the coding sequence TTGACCAGGCAGGTTCCCCTCTACCAGGCCAAGGCCGAGTTCTTCCGCATGCTCGGACACCCCGTGCGCATCCGCGTCCTGGAACTGCTCCAGACCGGCCCGGTCTCGGTGCGCGACCTGCTCAGCGAGATCGAGGTCGAACCGTCCAACCTCTCGCAGCAGCTGGCCGTGCTGCGCCGCTCGGGAATCGTGGTGTCCATCCGCGAGGGATCGACCGTCAGTTACGCGCTGGCGGGCGGGGACGTCGCCGAACTGCTGCGCGCCGCCCGCCGCATCCTCACCGAACTGCTCGCGGGACAGACCGAGTTGCTGGCGGAACTGCGGCAGGCCGACGTCGACACGGGCCTGCCTCCCGGTCCGCGCGAACCGGACCTCGTCGTCACCCGGTCCGCGCGGCCCTCGCCCGCCGTCCGCAGCCACTGA
- a CDS encoding helix-turn-helix domain-containing protein has translation MLAALGLGPAEEEVYRLLVKRGRAAVQELAADSGRPESETRDLLAALAGRGLVVPQPVDGAAALFVAAPPAVALGGELRRRRDELSAAEHAVLTLAEQHRTGAEGGAVEVISDVDAVRHRFRQLQESARHEVRSMMVPEQSVVSRDDNTAEGAGMRRGVLYRTILHRDALTEPGMVAQALAVLAAGQRVGVADAVPVKLMIADHDLAMLPLFSGRNTAAASVLVHPGGLLDALVAYFELAWEQAHPLSPQAAGDGLMEQRPDAIDEFDARMLALVLAGLTDQAVGARLGVSRRTVQRRIGELMARAGAESRIQLGWHAARRGWA, from the coding sequence ATGCTCGCCGCGCTCGGTCTCGGTCCGGCCGAGGAGGAGGTCTACCGTCTCCTGGTGAAGCGCGGCCGGGCGGCCGTCCAGGAACTGGCGGCCGACAGCGGCCGCCCCGAGTCCGAGACGCGTGACCTCCTCGCCGCGCTGGCCGGGCGCGGCCTCGTCGTCCCGCAGCCGGTCGACGGCGCGGCCGCCCTGTTCGTGGCGGCGCCTCCCGCGGTCGCGCTCGGCGGGGAACTGCGGCGCCGCCGCGACGAGTTGAGCGCGGCGGAGCACGCGGTGCTCACGCTTGCCGAGCAGCACCGCACGGGAGCCGAGGGCGGGGCGGTGGAGGTGATCAGCGACGTCGACGCGGTACGGCACCGGTTCCGGCAGCTCCAGGAGTCCGCCCGGCACGAGGTGCGGTCGATGATGGTGCCCGAGCAGAGTGTCGTCTCGCGCGACGACAACACCGCGGAGGGGGCCGGTATGCGCCGCGGAGTGCTCTACCGGACGATCCTGCACCGGGACGCGCTGACCGAGCCCGGCATGGTGGCGCAGGCCCTCGCGGTGCTGGCGGCGGGACAGCGGGTGGGGGTCGCCGACGCCGTGCCCGTCAAGCTCATGATCGCGGATCACGACCTGGCGATGCTTCCCCTGTTCAGCGGCCGCAACACGGCCGCCGCCTCCGTCCTGGTGCACCCCGGGGGCCTGCTGGACGCCCTCGTCGCCTATTTCGAGCTCGCCTGGGAGCAGGCCCACCCGCTGTCGCCCCAGGCGGCGGGTGACGGGCTGATGGAACAACGACCGGACGCCATAGACGAGTTCGATGCCCGGATGCTCGCCCTCGTGCTCGCGGGACTCACCGACCAGGCGGTCGGCGCGCGCCTCGGCGTCTCCCGTCGCACCGTGCAGCGGCGCATCGGTGAACTCATGGCGCGGGCCGGCGCCGAGAGCCGTATCCAGCTCGGCTGGCACGCCGCCCGCAGGGGCTGGGCCTGA